CGTGGCCTAATTCGTGCTGCATTGCCTGCAACAAATCTTTCCCGTTCACATCAGAGCCGGTTGGGTCCGTCGCCCAGAATGGATTTGTAATGTCCGTGAACTCAACATTGTCGCCGGGCGTTGCATCCAATCCCCAATTGACGTGTGAGCCGATTTTGACCGCACCGCTAGTCGGCTTTCCAGCATCGTCAAAATTATCGATACTCGTTGATGCGGCATTGCTTTTATCGATATCAGCGACCGAGAACGTGATGTCGTAGGTGTTATTTAGCGACGCGTCGGAATAGTTGAAGCTAGTAATGACGTTGTTCCAATTCGCAATCGCTGTATCAACGGTTGCCCTGGCGATGTCCGCGTTCTCGCCAAACTGTGCTGTAAATCCGTCGGAGTCGTTTGAATCTGAGCCGCGATTCGACCAAACGACAGCTAACAGTCGGCGACGTTCGAGTGATTCACATCGCAATTGCCGCGAACTTCGGCGACGACTTTTGGACTTTTTTCGAAAAGAGAACATATCTGGAACACCCTGCTCGTCGCGTCAGCTTGGAAAACAAAACAACTACGAGAGAAAGGTGGCCAGACATCTGAATCTTTGAGCGTCTGACAGCTTTTTTGAAACTTTTCCTGCTACCTATCGGCATAGCAAAGAAAACCGCCGACTTTTGGCGTCAATCGTTGCCTTTGAGCTCATTTTGAATTTGCTCACGTAACTGCTGAAAATCCGCGTTCTGATTGAGTGCAGCAAAAGCTGCTGAACGATTCAGGCGACGGACATCACGAAATCCAGCTGCGTGTGCCTGGCGTAACAAAGCCATCGCCATGTCAACGCGGTCTTGCCCGGCGAAAATCTCCGCAACGCCAACCAGCAAGGGCAATGATCGCTGAGGCCAGGGAAGATCTGAGCCACCGGCGATCCAAGAATCAACAAGGCGTGCTGCCACATCAATTTTTTCCTGCCTTGCCAATCCGTTGATGATCAGTGCAACGCACTGCAAAGATTGTGGGGACTGGCGTCCAAACACTCTTTGACGAATCTCCAACGCTTCATTCAGGTGTGCAATGGATTCTTCGTACCTTGGTGGCAATGACTGCTGCAAAAATTCCGAGTAGACAAACAGGTGGATCGCCCGCTGCCTGGTTGCCATCTCAGGAGCGGTGTCGCCAATTTCGACTGCTTGAGAAAGGTACTTCTCAATTTCGTCTCTAATCCTTTGGCGATCTTCACGACGATCGGCTTTTGCGTATCGTCCATGCAAGATGCACTGGGCTGTCTGGTAGAGCATCTGAGTCAAATGCGCCGCATTGCTTTCACGGAACTGCATGCGGTAAACGCGGAGTGCCTCAACAAATTCGGATTCGGCTTCTTGGTAACGTCTCTGTTCGACCAAGAAATATCCAAACTCGCGGCGGATCCATGCCAACATGTAGTGGTTGCGCGTCCCCGTTTTCTCACCCAGATCCAGCGCGTCTCTGTATTCAGCTTCCGCATGCTGAAAATGAGTTCTCGCCAACATCGATGATACTTTCGCAACGGTGTTTCCGGCATAGCGTTGCTTTTCCGCATCGATGAAATGCACGATGATTCCGCCAAGCTCTCGATTGGGAACCGCTCTGGCAATCTGCTGCAGTTCGTCGACAAGGCTAAGCGTGTCAAGGTCGACTGCGTTGGCGGATTGCAGATCGTTATAGGTCAATGCGGCCAACGTCATGAACATCCACTGAATGTCACGCCCCGCCAATGAAGTCGCGTGTGTGGAGTCGCGTTGCTGAGACCGGTACACTTCGAGAGCCCGAGTGAGCAGAGCTTTTCCCTCTGCCTCACGTTTGGGCGGCACCAAGTAAAGGATCCCCAATTGCACAGTGGACTCAAGCGTATAAGGATGATCCTCACCCAAGATTCGCTCACGCATCGCGAGCGACTTTTTAAGAAACTCCTCAGCACGATCCATGTTGCCGGATGCGAAGTGGAGGTACCCCGAGCTGTGCAGACTCGCTGCGAGATCAGGATGGTCTGGAGGCAAATGTTCGCTGCGCAGTTCCAGTGATTCAAACAGTAGCGGGCGGGCTTTATCAATTCTTCCTAGACTAAGGTAGACGGTGCCAATCTTGTCCAAGATGGTCGCCCGAACGAGTGGCTGATCCTGAAGAATGGTCTTATCACCGAGTGATTTCGCGCCGCGATCGACGATTTCAATCGCGCTCGGATTAACCTCCGTAAGAATTCCGAACGCACGGCCCGACCAAGCGAGTGGATCCGCATCGTCAAAAAGCCCGAGCAAGAAACTTGACACCTCATTGGAAGTCGCCGCTTCCCGCTCTGCCATGGCGCGTTGACGCTGCGCCAATCTAGCCTGCGTGTCCGCACGACTTCGTGATTTCCTTGCTTCACTTGCGGCTACACGTTCAGCTTTTGCAAGGCGACTATAAGAAAAAGCAACAAGCGGCCCCGCGATCGCTGCGGAAACGAGCAGAACCATCAGCGCCGCGCTGACAGCGGCAAGCCAACGGTTGCGGCGAGACCATCGCAGTAGTTTCCCCGCAGCACTTACCTTTCGAGCCCGAATTGGGCGCCCATTGAGGTAGCGTCCTAGATCCTCCGCAAGATCGATTGCCGAACCGTATCGACGGATGGGTTCTTTTTCCAAACACTTCAAACAGATCGTTTCAAGATCGCGATCAACACTCGGGTTTAACGCCCGCGGTGATAGGGGATCTTGTTCAATCAATTGATTCAGAATCTGAATGGCAGTGTCGGCTTCGAATGGCGGGCGTCCGGTGATAAGGTTGTAAAGGATCGCCCCGATCGAATAGACATCCGCCGCAATGCCGACGCCGCCCTTGGTCGGCAGTGCTTGTTCGGGCGCCATGAAACCTGGCGTGCCTGCCACCGTTCCAGGTTGTGTCAATTCGTGGTCACCGAGTCTTTTCGCAAGTCCAAAGTCTGTGATCTTCGGCGTCGCTTGCTTCAGCCACGAGTCAGACTCATCCGATTCGTTCGATACCGACTTTGGCAACATGACGTTGGCCGGTTTCAAATCTCGATGGATGATGCCTCTGTCGTGAGCTGATTGCATCGCTTCGGCAAGCGACTTGGTGAGCTTCGCCGAAAGCATGGGGTTCCACGGTTTTCCTGCGATCGCATCTTTCAGTGTTGATCCTTCGACATACTCCATCGTGAAGTATGGGATTCCGTCTGTAGCCCCAGTCTCATAAACCTGCACGATGTTCGGATGGACAAGCTGCGCAACCGCATGCGCCTCTTTGCGAAACCGAATCTGTTCCTCTGGAGTTGCCTGCGCACCGGCCAAGATAATCTTCAACGCGACAAGTCGATCCAAACCGACTTGCCGCACTCGATAGACGACTCCCATCCCGCCGCGTCCCAGTTCGTCAAGCACTTCGTAGCCATCGATCTGCGGTGTCGTGCTTGTCACCGTCGTGGGTTGAACAGCCGAGCGATGCGAATCAGATTCGATGACGGGTTTACCGCTGCGATCACGCTGATCCGAAACCTGCTTTAGCTTGCGAAGGAAATCATCAGGCTGTTCGGCAAGAACATCCAAAGCTGTGCAGCATTGCTCGCAGATCATGATGTGCTGCGAGACAAACTCAGACTCATCCGCAGACAGCCGCCCCAACGAAAAATCGCTGAGCTGTTGCTCGGAAGGATGTTGTGTTGGAGTCTTATTCATATCGCAAACATTTCGCGATGCAGATCAGTCGATCAGCCCATCGGCTTCCTGCCGAATCCGTCGCAGGACTGCCGACTTTGCGACGTAGACGGCGCCAACACTCATCCCCAGCGACAAAGCGACTTCCTTTGCCGGTTCGCTAACAAGGGCCGTTCGTCGAAACGCCTGAAGAGTCTTCTCTTCAAACTCGTCTTCCATCAATTCCAAGAGTCGCTCCAAAACGTACTGGTCGTGCTCTTCGTTCCACAGGCGACTGAGATTGCTGCCAGGGTCTTCTAGTTCTTCGATCATATCCAAAAACTGAGAACTGCCGGTCGCTTTGGGACGATAGTTCCGAGAACGCCAAAACGATCGCATTTTGTTTAGCGTGATCGTCTTGAGCCAGCCCCGAAATGCGCCTTGATGTCCAGGGTGAACAAAGTCTCCCACTTTGCGAACAACAACCAACAGTATTTCTTGAGTCAGATCCTCCGCGTCTTGATTCTGCAGCATCGACTTGCGAAGCCATGACAAGATCAGCGGACGATAGAGATCGATGAGCCTCTGCCAAGATCGGTCATCCACCGACTGACTTTGCAGCCGCACCAGTAGGCTTTTCGATGTCACTTCCATCAGACGTCATCACCAGTTTTCGAAGCGATCACGTTACGGATACCAGCGATCCATATTTTCGAAAGCGTCGATGCCTTCGTCGTAGCCTAACGATCGTAGTGTTTCCATCATCAAGACGTCGGCGTCGCCGTGCTGGTCCTCTGAATCCATCGGTCGATTTGCAATCTCAGTCATCCTCGCAAGAAAGACTTCTGGTGTGATGACATATGGCTTCGAGTCATCGGATGGACTTTTTTGGTCTTCGCTATTTGGTTCTTGGGACATCGCAATGGACTCCGCGGACTTGTAAAAACGGTAAATGAGATCGGCGATTTTATAAAAACTTGGAAAGCATATCCTTTGGAAACATCCGTCGCTTCCATCACCCTGGAGCGACAACCCCACAGAGGGGCATAAGTCACACCTTCGCTAATGCACGATAGTTTAGCGACGTAAAAACCAGGGAGATCCAGTGACAACTGGGAGGCGAATCGATGAAATGGCTGAGGACGTCACAGAGGTTCTGACCGGGTATTAATTCGACAACCATGATGCAACCCGACACCGACGCGCATGAAACCTTGCTCGGAAGTCAAACTGATCCGGCTGCGCAAACTGACCAGCCTGCACAAGTTTAGCTAGTGGCATTGGGTGCGCGTTGTCGCAGCGAGATATTTGCCCCCATGGGGTTCAATGTCCGATAGAGCATTGAGATTAGGTGAATCGAGAACGTCTGGAAAACGCCAGCGTCAGGTTTCCAAACCACTGCAACCCCCTCTCAATGGAGACCACGGATGGGTCTTAGGCATTTCTTATTTGGCGCTGCGATCGCCTTTACGATCGGCAGTTGTTCTTCCAGCTACGCGCAGGAGATCGAGCTTGGCTCCTACGACAGCCTGCTCGATCGCGTTGAAAAACTGGAGCAAAAAGCATCAGCCCCTGTGCACTACACCGCACCTCGGGCGTGTGCTTGTGACACGTCCCAAAAGGGAATCTATGGAAAGGGCGAGCTTGTGTTCGTCGCGCCCTTCCAGACCAATGCGACGGGGATCATCGCACAAAACGATCCCATCATCGAGCATCTAGATTTTGACTGGAAGATGCAGGATTCGTATCGCGTCGAAGTCGGCTACCTCGGCGGGACCGATGGATTTGGCTGGCGTGCACGATACTGGCAGTTCGACAACAGCACTTCGTTTGACGTCGACGCGAACGTTGGCTTGGTTCAAGACGAAGGCGCCCTCATGTGGAGCTCGACTAACGACGGCGACACCATCATTGGCTTGGTGGACGTCGACACTGCAACATTGACGCAAAGCATCGAGGCCGATGTCTTTGATCTAGAATTGCAACGCCAGCTTGCCAAACCACTGAAAATCAGCGGCGGTGTCCGGTACGCAAAGATCGCTCAGGGATATCTTGCAGAAACGGATTCAGGGATCGCGATCGGTGACATCGAATTTGAAGGTGTCGGACCGACCCTGGCAAGCGAATTGGTTATGCCCGTTCGCAATTCGGGCTTTTCAGTCTTTTGCAATGGGCGTGGATCGCTGCTGTTCGGCAACCAGAACTTTCGTGCCACCGATGATGACGGAGACGAGGTGTTGCTGATCGAAAGCGATAGTCATCTCGCAAGCTCTATCGAGCTGCAACTTGGAGGTGAATTCCGATGTGCTCAGGGGCTCTATTTCCGAACCGGTCTGGAATCTCAGTTCTGGTCCAACGTCGGAAGCCCTAACCCGTCAGCCATCTACTTGGATGACTCCGACGAAGCAAACGTGGACGATCCGCAAAACGAGGACTTGGGCTTCATCGGCCTGATGCTGGAAGCAGGTTTTGTTTACTAAACCTGCGAGCTACCAAGGCTTCAGAAGCCAGTCAATCGATAAGATCGGAAGTTTGTAGGCACCGACACCGATCTGGATCGAGTCGACATTAGTTGCCCCATGGCCAATGGCTGCAG
This is a stretch of genomic DNA from Stieleria sp. JC731. It encodes these proteins:
- a CDS encoding RNA polymerase sigma factor; protein product: MEVTSKSLLVRLQSQSVDDRSWQRLIDLYRPLILSWLRKSMLQNQDAEDLTQEILLVVVRKVGDFVHPGHQGAFRGWLKTITLNKMRSFWRSRNYRPKATGSSQFLDMIEELEDPGSNLSRLWNEEHDQYVLERLLELMEDEFEEKTLQAFRRTALVSEPAKEVALSLGMSVGAVYVAKSAVLRRIRQEADGLID
- a CDS encoding serine/threonine-protein kinase, which encodes MNKTPTQHPSEQQLSDFSLGRLSADESEFVSQHIMICEQCCTALDVLAEQPDDFLRKLKQVSDQRDRSGKPVIESDSHRSAVQPTTVTSTTPQIDGYEVLDELGRGGMGVVYRVRQVGLDRLVALKIILAGAQATPEEQIRFRKEAHAVAQLVHPNIVQVYETGATDGIPYFTMEYVEGSTLKDAIAGKPWNPMLSAKLTKSLAEAMQSAHDRGIIHRDLKPANVMLPKSVSNESDESDSWLKQATPKITDFGLAKRLGDHELTQPGTVAGTPGFMAPEQALPTKGGVGIAADVYSIGAILYNLITGRPPFEADTAIQILNQLIEQDPLSPRALNPSVDRDLETICLKCLEKEPIRRYGSAIDLAEDLGRYLNGRPIRARKVSAAGKLLRWSRRNRWLAAVSAALMVLLVSAAIAGPLVAFSYSRLAKAERVAASEARKSRSRADTQARLAQRQRAMAEREAATSNEVSSFLLGLFDDADPLAWSGRAFGILTEVNPSAIEIVDRGAKSLGDKTILQDQPLVRATILDKIGTVYLSLGRIDKARPLLFESLELRSEHLPPDHPDLAASLHSSGYLHFASGNMDRAEEFLKKSLAMRERILGEDHPYTLESTVQLGILYLVPPKREAEGKALLTRALEVYRSQQRDSTHATSLAGRDIQWMFMTLAALTYNDLQSANAVDLDTLSLVDELQQIARAVPNRELGGIIVHFIDAEKQRYAGNTVAKVSSMLARTHFQHAEAEYRDALDLGEKTGTRNHYMLAWIRREFGYFLVEQRRYQEAESEFVEALRVYRMQFRESNAAHLTQMLYQTAQCILHGRYAKADRREDRQRIRDEIEKYLSQAVEIGDTAPEMATRQRAIHLFVYSEFLQQSLPPRYEESIAHLNEALEIRQRVFGRQSPQSLQCVALIINGLARQEKIDVAARLVDSWIAGGSDLPWPQRSLPLLVGVAEIFAGQDRVDMAMALLRQAHAAGFRDVRRLNRSAAFAALNQNADFQQLREQIQNELKGND
- a CDS encoding Lpg1974 family pore-forming outer membrane protein — translated: MGLRHFLFGAAIAFTIGSCSSSYAQEIELGSYDSLLDRVEKLEQKASAPVHYTAPRACACDTSQKGIYGKGELVFVAPFQTNATGIIAQNDPIIEHLDFDWKMQDSYRVEVGYLGGTDGFGWRARYWQFDNSTSFDVDANVGLVQDEGALMWSSTNDGDTIIGLVDVDTATLTQSIEADVFDLELQRQLAKPLKISGGVRYAKIAQGYLAETDSGIAIGDIEFEGVGPTLASELVMPVRNSGFSVFCNGRGSLLFGNQNFRATDDDGDEVLLIESDSHLASSIELQLGGEFRCAQGLYFRTGLESQFWSNVGSPNPSAIYLDDSDEANVDDPQNEDLGFIGLMLEAGFVY